A part of Cannabis sativa cultivar Pink pepper isolate KNU-18-1 chromosome 6, ASM2916894v1, whole genome shotgun sequence genomic DNA contains:
- the LOC115724662 gene encoding uncharacterized protein LOC115724662 isoform X1 gives MVMMLRGHGSAAIGFSSFASSSSSSSSSSSYLNQNAKPSSLTSPTIFHLEMVCKQLTIRTSNYACFAVQESSTSTVATDENKEAKPAKKAAPAKPKAKAPVKALPEMMKEEVIPSLKSILEAQDDVTDIELSFQDNKLEGSFAKKGNPYSFWAFFPDGVLTGPKGFSLSSYGGEVSTVEPFLIDEKKITARHVVFWVEKRLAAQGIIPVWND, from the exons ATGGTAATGATGCTTAGAGGCCATGGAAGTGCTGCTATTGGATTTTCAAGCtttgcatcatcatcatcatcatcctcttcatcttcatcttatTTAAATCAAAATGCAAAACCCTCTTCTCTAACCTCACCAACAATATTCCACTTG GAGATGGTATGTAAACAATTAACAATTCGCACAAGTAATTATGCCTGTTTTGCCGTACAAGAATCTTCTACTTCTACAG tAGCTACTGATGAAAATAAGGAAGCTAAGCCGGCTAAGAAAGCAGCTCCAGCGAAGCCGAAAGCTAAAGCACCGGTGAAGGCGCTGCCGGAGATGATGAAGGAAGAAGTAATCCCTTCACTAAAATCCATTCTTGAGGCTCAAGATGATGTTACTGACATTGAGCTTTCTTTCCAAGATAATAAG TTGGAAGGCTCCTTTGCTAAGAAAGGCAATCCATATTCATTTTGGGCATTTTTTCCTGATGGGGTCCTCACAG GTCCAAAAGGTTTTTCATTGTCCTCTTATGGAGGGGAAGTAAGCACTGTTGAGCCATTTCTTATTGATGAGAAGAAAATAACAGCAAGACATGTGGTTTTCTGGGTTGAAAAGCGTTTGGCAGCACAAGGAATCATTCCTGTATGGAATGATTGA
- the LOC115724662 gene encoding uncharacterized protein LOC115724662 isoform X2, which translates to MVMMLRGHGSAAIGFSSFASSSSSSSSSSSYLNQNAKPSSLTSPTIFHLEMVCKQLTIRTSNYACFAVQESSTSTATDENKEAKPAKKAAPAKPKAKAPVKALPEMMKEEVIPSLKSILEAQDDVTDIELSFQDNKLEGSFAKKGNPYSFWAFFPDGVLTGPKGFSLSSYGGEVSTVEPFLIDEKKITARHVVFWVEKRLAAQGIIPVWND; encoded by the exons ATGGTAATGATGCTTAGAGGCCATGGAAGTGCTGCTATTGGATTTTCAAGCtttgcatcatcatcatcatcatcctcttcatcttcatcttatTTAAATCAAAATGCAAAACCCTCTTCTCTAACCTCACCAACAATATTCCACTTG GAGATGGTATGTAAACAATTAACAATTCGCACAAGTAATTATGCCTGTTTTGCCGTACAAGAATCTTCTACTTCTACAG CTACTGATGAAAATAAGGAAGCTAAGCCGGCTAAGAAAGCAGCTCCAGCGAAGCCGAAAGCTAAAGCACCGGTGAAGGCGCTGCCGGAGATGATGAAGGAAGAAGTAATCCCTTCACTAAAATCCATTCTTGAGGCTCAAGATGATGTTACTGACATTGAGCTTTCTTTCCAAGATAATAAG TTGGAAGGCTCCTTTGCTAAGAAAGGCAATCCATATTCATTTTGGGCATTTTTTCCTGATGGGGTCCTCACAG GTCCAAAAGGTTTTTCATTGTCCTCTTATGGAGGGGAAGTAAGCACTGTTGAGCCATTTCTTATTGATGAGAAGAAAATAACAGCAAGACATGTGGTTTTCTGGGTTGAAAAGCGTTTGGCAGCACAAGGAATCATTCCTGTATGGAATGATTGA